In the Primulina tabacum isolate GXHZ01 chromosome 15, ASM2559414v2, whole genome shotgun sequence genome, GCTAAGTCTTGAGATATCAATATCTTTTCTTTACTGTTTTGGTTAGAATATTGAAAACATATAGGCAATTTCTTAATCTATTTCTTGTTCTTCAAAATATTCATccatttttaaaagaaaacatGCCCATCAAACTTAAGGGTAACATCGGGAATGAGATTGGCTCGGTACAAagagttttaaaattttcaggTATCCATATTCTTCTCTTCTTGCAGtctttctctctctctctctctctctctctctttctttctttcttcttattatttttttttcctttttaaattaCATCTGCTTTACTTAAATCAGATTCTTGAAATTATTTTGGCTAACAAGACAAATCATCAATTTATATGACCTTTTATCAAATCTAACTATCGGCCAAAAAATTCCATCAAATTGTATGCCTCTGCAAGAAGAAATAAGTGTAAagtgtgttttttttaaatataaataaagggTCGTTTTGATCTTGAGAAAAAGGCCAATTGCAAAATATATGGATTCATTCTATTTAGCATTAGTAATCTGCAGTACCAAGTTACTGCCTAGATTATCTccaaacactttgaataatTTACATGGAAGTAGGAGTTTGAGAACTAGTCTCCAACCATTATTTGGATAATCAAGCAATTATATCTGTGAATCTGTGATACAATACAAATATATTGCAAATTTCAAAGGCTCCGCCGATTTGGATTGAAATTCCGGACTCCGTTTTGTTGCAACATTTCTTCCTACTACAGATTGGGACTCTTAGCCCAAAAATCTATTTTGATGCAAGTTTTGTACTAAAATAGTGTAATTTCTTCAGTCAAATACAATATTAATCTTCAATTCATTTATCTCAAATTttacaccaaaaaaaaaatactttatTCCTCATCCTTTATTTAGTATCCATTTATTAATTCGATAAAATAATCATGAttgttaatttaattattatatattaattaaatcacaTGTAATATGAATTAATACACGTAAATTATTAAAGTTGATAAATAAATTGAAtccataaaatttaattaaataacataagaCGACACATTTGAAACATACATGGGTGATTTCATAGGATCTGGATCTAAATTACTAGATTGTTTATCTTTTCATTCAAGTTGTTTTCTTTGTATTTGTATGTcaattatgtttttaaatgtttagttACAAATTTTGttgttcaattaattattttattaaataaaaattataaaaatcatataaattaCATATTTACAAATTATATTAGactattataatattattcgtTAAATTAAGTCATTaatcaattattttaaataaataaacataaaaaaataaaattaaaaaaaaaatcagacatCTAGTTATAAACTTAACGATATAATTATGATTAAACAGACgtgttttaatatttaattattaaaatttgaaaaaaaaaattaaaacattattatatatcaaattaaaatatttaaaataactaaaaaacaaaataaaagaactaaaataatggtaaaaaaaatGGAAGATTATAGATCAATTATACTCACATTATTACATCGATAAACCTAAAAACAATAAAGACTTGAGAAATCATAAGAATTCTAGTTTCAACTCAATAACTTATTTGTATATTAATAACTACAATAATAGCATATATCTACTAACAATTAACAATAATTAAACTGAAGCTCAGATTCGATTAACTCAAGTCGTCCCAGTAACACTTTCCGGCCCAAGTGTGTCCTCTTCGCCTTTCAGATTGGTTAGTTTTGGGTTAAGAAGACGCAATTTATTGGGCCGTAAACCAAAATGGGCCTCCAAAAACCCACAATCAAAGAATACGAGTTCTCGATCCCATGTGGAATTATTGCGGTTCGCTTACAAGTAGCCCACGAAGTTGCCGGTAACAGtgctattccttcttcttttttcctttttcttttcccCATTAAGACATCCTTCTATATTccgaaatattattttaaattattattattattattattgataatCAAGTTGACAAGTTGGCCACGAGTGAAATATAAAATAGTCAATAGTCCAAGGAGTGGGAATCGGTCGCATTAATTTGCTGGCTGCATGAAAATAACCTTTGAATATTTCGTGCCATgctaatttatataaaaaaaacacacactttGAAATAAATGCAATTCCTCTCTCAATTAAGTAATTGCGCGTTGACTCTATGAAAGTTCGGGGTGTGTACATGTAAataagagtaagtctcttgtgagacgatctcacgaatctttatctgtaagacggtcaattctaccgatattcacaataaaaaataatattcttagcataaaaaataatattttttcatggatgacccaaataagagatccgtcctacaaaatacgacacatgagaccgtctcacacaagtttttgactagaaataaatatcaaataaatctAATCATTGAatgtattttattatataaatttttttttcaatcacCACACGCAAACTTTAACTCTTGGCTGGAAGAAAtcttttgtaaattttttttcgCACCAATACgtgttattaatataataaaatttgtgaaatGTTTAAGGAAACTACAGCTTATTAATTAGAAATGTTAGAGagtataagttttttttttaatccgaTAAGCAATGTAAATTCTTGTTTCAAAgacaaaaaaagaaagaaaaaattgaCTCGTGGACTGGTTGGTTGTTGGTAGGTTGGGGTTGAATCGATAAAACTTGGGAAGTGGTCTATTTTTTGAGTTCCCTTCTGTTTTGGACAGAGGAAGTGGTCTAAACACTTGGACCATCTTCAACCTTacattaaaatgatattttcacATCATTTTGGTGCAAAATTGGTACTCCAATGGAGCTGGCCAAAATAGTGCAGCCCTCTCCTCTACATCAAATTTGGTGCAGAGGATAGATTTGGCGcatagttttttatttttattttttcaagttattataaaaatatgttaattatcttatttatttttaaagaactataattattatttaaataatagtataatatttattctagtattttaataatttgatatttaaacataaaaattaaaaatatatattcaaataaatttataaatagatttttaaataatatttttttatttatattaaataaaaatatttaattaagggtttgatttaatgatttataaataatataataatcaaatacaaatgaaaattttaatgcaataatataatttataaaaatacaaaGATAACTATTGAAATGGTTAATTCTAACACGAaatacaaatataaaatataacgaTTAATATATGCAAGGGTAAGATTTGAAATAAATAGATCTGAGTTGTATTAGAATTTGGtgaagaaatttaattattttaatataaaacttatattaaataaaattaatagttGGAGATGTGGTACGAGACTATTTGTATcccaattatatttttatttagggGAAATTGCATATACTACCCCCGTGATATCTCGAGTTGGCATAAATCTCCTCGTGAAAAATTTATCATCTAAAAACTCCATGTGTTTTTTAATGTCCAGCTCACGCATGCCAACCATGCTTTTAGtcaaacaaaattttttattgtcCAAAATGTCCCTCTTTAAATAATAAGCTCaattatttcattttcatttttgcTGGGTTATTTCAGAATAACCCAAATTACATCAACCTAACACAAGGAACCTTATTACTAAATAACTAGCATCCATTACACAAACTCATCAAAGCTTGCATCTGCATTAAGTGTTGGATCGgacttttaaaatcttaaattgaAGTATCACTTCTTCATTGCCGTTGTCGGGTGAGCTCTCGGTTGCTGGCCTTGGCGTTGAGGTCGATGCATTCCCAGCGTCCATCTCAGACTTCACTTCGGAGGAACCTCCAACATCAACACCTCGTACAATTTCAGGCAAACACCAGCGGAAATAgccacattttttaaaataacaacaataataCAGACGTCCCTTCGATGGTTTGGTTTCGGTTTGAACAACTCTAATCTCTGCCCTAACATTGCACTTGCACAGTGGAATTTGGGGATATCTTACATCAACATTTGGATTCATAATTTTGGATCAATCTAGGGTTTTTAAAATGGAAAAATGCAGAAGTCGCgaaatgaagaagaagaagaggtcTTCTATTTCTATACCGAACGAGGGCACtttagacaaaaaaaaaactcataaaACAATGACAATTCGCAGCTTTATGCGCGTGTTGTATAAATTATACTGGCGAGGGGGCATAGGCTGAACATTAAAAAACACTGGGAGTTTTTAGATAATAAATTTTTCAAGAGAGGATTTACGCCAAAACGACGTGACGGCGCAATTTCCCCTTATTTATAAGAAAACAAAAGTTCGGGATTCACGTTGGATATGAAACTGGCTCTCCACACAATCTTTCACCAGGATTCAACTGCCCACGTATAATATAAGCAAGTAGAAGAGTAGTTGTGGCTTGGGTATTTGAAGATGTCATCAAGCTATGGCGCTGACGCGGCGACGACTCCGCTGCTGGAGAAGAATAAAGCGGCGGAAGGATGGCTGAGCAAGGTTATTGATGTGGAGGAGGCTAAAGATCAGATCCTTTTCGTACTGCCGATGATAGTGACTAATGTTTCGTATTACTTCATTCCACTGGTGTCCGTTATGTTCGCCGGCCACCTCGGAGAACTCGAGCTCGCTGGCTCCAATCTGGCCAATTCTTGGGCTGCTGTCACTGGTTACGCTCTCATGGTAATTATCTTCTAGCTTTGGATATTAATTTTTCGCATATTGAAACAAATAACTATCGTTAGAGCGTAACCAAACCACTTTCTTTACTTGGGAACTTGCTTATTTGAAGTAAGATACCGTGATTTTCTTGTTGTAACTAGTGCTGTATCATGGGCCGATTTGATGCATGTTAAAGGGTTTGATTTTTATGACAGCAATGATCCTCAAATTGAGATAAGGATGCAATCTGTTGATTATAAAgtttattcatattttatctGTTCTGTCTGACAACAGCCGCAGCCAATTAAGACTTCGCTATTCTGGTCCTTGTGCTATGATGCAAGGAGAATTCAATACTCGCCGCAAGAAATGGGATTGTCTTGATAATTATATTGTCTCTCTTCACTTTTACTCTGGGTTGCAAATTCTACTGATTCATGCAATATTAGTGATGCTAAAAGCCATATCTAATATAGGCAACCCGGCTGTCTTTTTCtcaagaaaattgattttagaatgtgttgtatcCGAAGTAACCTCGAAAAGGCGATGTTTTGAACTTTTTTTTATACATCTGGTAaagttcaaaacataaaataaagaaaaggaTGGACCTAAAACTACCATCAGACAAATATTGCTCTCATTCTTCTCATTGATCTACTTAGCAAGTGCATGAACATTTTGCTTCTCGCTCCAGGTTGGCTTGAGTGGTGCACTTGAGACACTGTGTGGACAAGGATACGGTGCAAAACTCTATGGGATACTAGGGATATATCTACAAGCGTCTTGCATCATAACCATCATCTTCACAATTGCAGTATCCATTCTGTGGTGGTTTTCCAATAGCGTTTTGATTTTCCTACATCAAGATGCTCAAATAGCTGACAAAGCCGGTCTCTATTTGAAGTATCTTATTCCCGGGCTCTTTGCTTATGGGTttttgcaaaatattttaagatTTCTTCAGACGCAATGCGTGGTAATGCCGCTCGTAGTGTGTTCGTTGGTCCCTTTAACCCTCCATCTGGGCATCGTCTATGCTTTAGTTAACTGGACCACTCTAGGATATAGGGGAGCTCCTGTAGCAGCTTCAATTTCGTTGTGGATTTCAGTATTTATGTTAAGTTTATATGTGCTCAAGGCGAAGAAATTTGAGAAAACATGGGAAGGTTTTACCCGTAAGTCTTTTAGTCATGTCTTTACGAATTTGAAGCTTGCTCTGCCTTCTGCAGCCATGGTTTGGTTAGTAATtcttacaagttcatgtttttaTAAGATCTGTATTCGGTTGGATAGAAATTTGAAtggaaatgttttttttattcatcTGATTTGAACCAGTCTGGAGTATTGGGCATTTGAGATTCTAGTTTTGCTGGCGGGATTGATGCCAAACTCTGAAATTACTACTTCTCTGATTGCAATGTGGTGAGTTTTCTGCTTCTATCTTTCTCTGAAACTCTACTTCAATCCAAGGATTTTACCATGGAATTTGAATAGCCAATCCTTTTATCTTGTCTATTGAATAAATATCAACGCAATAATATTTGTGCAGTGTGAATACAGAAGCCATCTTGTTTATGGTTGCTTATGGCCTCAGTGCCGCAGCTAGGTAAATCACACGAAACATCCTCTTTCAGATTCCTCCATCTTCTCCTTCTGATTAAATGATGTAAATCTTGCCATGTTTCCTTGCAGCACGAGGGTGTCCAACGAGTTAGGAGCAGAAAATCCGGATCGAGCCAAACATGCCGTGGTTGTCACCCTTAAACTAACTGTTCTTGTTGTAGTTTGTGTTCTCTTAGCCCTATCTTTTGGCCATAACTTATGGGCTAGCTCCTTTAGCGACAGTCATGTGATCATCGATGCATTTGCCTCAATGACACCCCTACTCCTTGCATCTGTAACATGCGATTTTATTCAAGGGATCTTATCAGGTTGGTTTGCTCCCAAAAAGTTTACATGTTTCTTGAAGATTATCTGAAGTTCTTTTTATGTTGATTCAAATATCGCATTAAATTTACAGGAGTAGCAAGAGGATGTGGTTGGCAGCATTTGGCAGTGTTTATTAACTTGGGAACGTTCTATTGCATTGGCATGCCTTGTGCTGCTCTACTCGGTTTCAAGTTGAAACTATATGCTAAGGTAGACTTAAATATATTCTAATCTTATTTATCTTGTATTACAAGCTTAAATtataaagatatatatatactctaatattattttctttgattaaatcttcttcttttttttttttttgaaataggGTCTGTGGATTGGGTTAGTTTGTGGTTTATCAGTCCAGACGATAGGTCTTCTTCTGCTTTCGAAGTTCTCAAAGTGGACAAGAGTCAATCTAtcccatgcatgatttattatcCTCCAAGATTGGTGaagaaataattataaaatcaaTGAAGGAATAAATGCGTAGAAATCTTACGGGGACAAAGAATTGAGAAAATCTCCTTTTTTTCTTAACAATAAATCGACGAGGTTTCGATAAATTGCTCGGTTCGAACCGGATCTTCTATTGAACTTATATTCTCATCGGCCTTTCCCCAAGATCGTGCTCTTTTAATTCATTACGTGAATCAAGTGATGTTATAAATTTATAACAATGTTGGCAATGAAgggataattataaaatattaaattaattaaggaaaaGTTGGCAATTAAACGTTTAAATAACGTGTTATTGCCATTGGAGTACGTATATGATATCTTTACTACATCATCGGCATGCCGCATGCCTATTGCAGTTCTCCTTGGTTTCAAGTTAATCTATATCCAGCTCGAGCCAAACGATGGCTATCACTGCTCAAGCTTAACTTAAAGTACTGAATGAGCATGCAGTTCAAATACAAGTAGCTCAATTAATTTAAAGTTGGGAGAGGCCATCAGATTCCATTTGTCTAATTCAACTTGCTAGTATATGGTTAAATCATAAGTATGGCAACGttgttttagtattttattacatatttttttatgtttgaaaACAGGGATTGTGGATGGGCTTGGTTTGTGGCTTATCATCCCAGATGATAGGTCTTCCTTTGCTGTCCAAGTTCTCAAAATGGACAAGAGTAGATATACTCCATGATTAATCCTATAagaaatacttttgattatttttatagCTTCTTTCAAAACAGAATCCACTTAAACAAAATCCAATTAAGTGGATTctgtttttctttcattttcagTTCAATATAAATGCATGAATCCTAACGTATTTTGGAGACGAATTCATACATTAGAGTTGGCAGGGAGCTTGAActtaatatgataaattttatatatataaaagaagaAAGTCATTAAATTGTACCGTTAAATGAAGTTGTGTCCCTGTAATTTTTAATAGTGGACTATAGTGGGTTACAGACTAGGGCTGACCAAAACTAGATCGTCCGgacatattttatttctttcgagatttgatttttatttaagataatcactctttttttttgaataacgctttaaaatatggttgtatATACCGAGTTAGATTTGTTTGTTTGATTGGTTAAATTAAACGGAGAGAATTGATTGAGAAAATGCCATGctccaaatttttaaaaataaattataaataatcgCGATATGGTTTTTTAAGGCGTTGGATTGTTTTTATGGGGCTAGCTATCAAAGAATTTGTGGGCCATGGAAATTTTTGTCGGGCCCTTGAATCTTCAATTTTGGGCCGTTCTGAGTCCACTACGACCCATTTCTTTTTAGTTCTCTCAACGACTCGTCCTCCGATTTCCCCGACAACGAAAGCCTGCCGTGAGTATGGCCTACGCCGAAGCCGAGGCCGTCCATCAGATATCCCTCTTCGTTAATTCAGGCATTTACCGGTTCGGTGACTCCAACGTGGTTTTCATAGACCCCGTTCGGGTACTGAACCGGTCCTACACGCGGTTTAACGTTTCGCCGTCCGCTTACTACTCCCGCTTCTTTCAGTCCTCGAGTCACTCAATTGTGAACGACGATGTTGCTTCATCTTGTGCTAAAAAACGAAAACGCAGcaaaaatttgaagaaaaaattaCACGAGCTCAATTCACGTGAACAAATCGCTGATCAACGTCATCAGGTGTCATTTTCGTGCGGGAATTCTGTTAATGTTGAAAGcctaaaaattttatgttgctgaattttcttttcctttttttccgATTTATTCAAGGAAGTCAGGCTAGTTTTGGTCAATGCACATGATACATTGCTTGAAGCGGGTCTGCTGTTGGAAATGATGAGGAATTTGAGGAATGATGGGAGCAGTGGTTTGAAGGGTGATGTAGATCCGAATTCTTCAAACAGTGAGCTTGATTTTGTCTATTTGGGGAGCCTTTGGCAGAAGCAATTTTATGAGATTGTTCTTAATGTTGGTGTAGATGGTAATACAGTTGGAAACGGACGTTTGGTTTTACTTGATCCTATTAAACGTTTTAGTGATCGATTTCTAATAGTTTTGACATTTAGACCATTCAGTATCTGAAATGTGGAAAAAAACAGTATTCCATATAAATTTGCTGAAAATAAAATCCCATCTTTTATTTGCTAATTGaattaaatcttttataaaATGTATGTCTTGGTTGCGTGAAATCAGGACATCTTATGTTATTTTCATAATGTCAATTATAAAGGCTGATGGAATAATGCTATAGGATTACATATGGTAATCAAGAAAAAGCATATCTTAGTCTCAGCATCAACTGCTGCACAAATTGTTTAGATCCAACAAATACTTGGGTTGGGTCAGTTGCTTTATCATAGTCCATTTTCGAGAAGTTTTTTGCAAAGAGGGAAATCCCAAAGCTGCAATTTTAACTGGATCCTTCACATTCTTGATTTAATAAAAAGTAGATATGAAAAGGGGATAGTTTGAAGCTCTGTTTGTTTGgcttttgtctttttttttgtATGTGTGAGCTAGATGTGTCATGTATCATAAAACTAGCAAATTTTTGTATCAGTTCGGTCTGTTGGTCTGTtgatttttttcaattattGAAGCTCCCTATAGCAGGGTTTTAAGTTTTTTGCCAGTTTTATATTCTTTATGGAGCTGTACTATCCTTCTCATGCGCAGGTGTTGAATCATGTGATAAAAGCATCCATCCTGTATTTGACAACTTTGTTGCCAATGAAGGGAGTAATGAGATGGAGGCTGAAATATTTGACCGCAAGTTTATCTTGCCAAAAAAAAGTTGCTTTTTAATGGTAGGAGGTTGCAACATTTCTCGACTTCTTTTTTGTCCTAATATTTAACTGTGAATAGAAAGGTTAACATTATTGCAaaacatattttattatttacacATCTCTCCACGAAGTCATTGTGTCTTACTAAACTTTTCACCATTTCTCTAAATACtttattatcatattatattctCCCAAATtaaaccattttaaaataattttatctaGCCATTTCGTTAATGATTCAACACATGTAGtaacaattttattttctcaatcATAACAGAAGATACATCTCATTTCTGGAAACTCCTTCAAGATTTCCAAATTAAAACCAATTATTGCATTAGGTTTCACTCGTTCTGTTATCAACATCCACATGTTCGAGTTTTTTTCCCTGTTGAAGTAGATACTATTTTTTGAATAGTCAGTTTCTTGTTTTAATGATTTTCCTCCAATTTGCTATTCTGACACTCTTAATGCCATAATTCTCTCATGTGGAAGTCGGATGTTGGGCAGATTCAGAACCTTGTTCCAGGTAATTCTCTGTTTTGTTCTTGCTCTTGTGCAAAGTGACGTATAATAAGTTTTCTATCATAGCTTTGTCAAAAAGCAAGTAATATTTCTGGGAAGATGCAAAACCACATTTCGT is a window encoding:
- the LOC142526444 gene encoding methyltransferase-like protein 2 isoform X1 yields the protein MAYAEAEAVHQISLFVNSGIYRFGDSNVVFIDPVRVLNRSYTRFNVSPSAYYSRFFQSSSHSIVNDDVASSCAKKRKRSKNLKKKLHELNSREQIADQRHQEVRLVLVNAHDTLLEAGLLLEMMRNLRNDGSSGLKGDVDPNSSNSELDFVYLGSLWQKQFYEIVLNVGVDGVESCDKSIHPVFDNFVANEGSNEMEAEIFDRKFILPKKSCFLMSDVGQIQNLVPAEADCGFNLIVIDPPWENSSAHQKLKYKTLPNRYFLSIPIKKLTHKVGALVALWVTNREKLRTFVENELFPKWGVQYAATFFWLKVKADGSLIGELDLFHHRPYECLLLGFSHGEDSNSEHLLRPIHIPNNQVFISIPGDYSRKPPIGELLVDYVPGCKPARCLELFSREMLSGWTSWGNEPLRFQDAKFFVSRRIADGEY
- the LOC142527392 gene encoding protein DETOXIFICATION 18-like, whose protein sequence is MSSSYGADAATTPLLEKNKAAEGWLSKVIDVEEAKDQILFVLPMIVTNVSYYFIPLVSVMFAGHLGELELAGSNLANSWAAVTGYALMVGLSGALETLCGQGYGAKLYGILGIYLQASCIITIIFTIAVSILWWFSNSVLIFLHQDAQIADKAGLYLKYLIPGLFAYGFLQNILRFLQTQCVVMPLVVCSLVPLTLHLGIVYALVNWTTLGYRGAPVAASISLWISVFMLSLYVLKAKKFEKTWEGFTRKSFSHVFTNLKLALPSAAMVCLEYWAFEILVLLAGLMPNSEITTSLIAMCVNTEAILFMVAYGLSAAASTRVSNELGAENPDRAKHAVVVTLKLTVLVVVCVLLALSFGHNLWASSFSDSHVIIDAFASMTPLLLASVTCDFIQGILSGVARGCGWQHLAVFINLGTFYCIGMPCAALLGFKLKLYAKGLWIGLVCGLSVQTIGLLLLSKFSKWTRVNLSHA